From Caldisalinibacter kiritimatiensis, a single genomic window includes:
- the rpsU gene encoding 30S ribosomal protein S21 yields MAEVKVKQNESLDHALRRFRKQCAVSGVLKEARKREHYEKPSVKRKKKAEAARRKKRRRNR; encoded by the coding sequence ATGGCTGAGGTAAAAGTAAAGCAAAATGAATCACTTGACCATGCTCTAAGAAGATTCAGAAAACAATGTGCAGTTTCTGGAGTTTTAAAAGAAGCCAGAAAAAGAGAGCATTATGAAAAACCAAGTGTAAAGCGTAAAAAGAAAGCCGAAGCAGCTAGAAGAAAAAAAAGAAGAAGAAACAGATAA